In Gemmatimonadales bacterium, the sequence CCGGACTTAGCGCCGGCGCGGATGCTTGAATACGGGCCGGCGCGGCTCCGCTGAGAACGGGTTGCTGGGGCGGCTCTGCGCCGCAGGCGGGGGCGGCGGCGAAGGCATCGGCGGTGCGGGCGGCGGTGGCGCCGCGGCGCCCGGCTCGTCGAAACGCATCGGCCGCGTGTCGCGCGGCATTTCCTCTCCCAACCGCCGCCGAACCACCTCGGCCAGATTCAACGACTCGTCTCTGGGAATCGCCGCCATCGGCGCCGTCGGAGGCGTGGCGCCCGGTGCAGCGGCCGGCGCCGGTCCCTGGGTCAGGATCTCGAGCGCTTCGCGCGCCGCCTGCTGAATGCTCCGCAGGCACTCGGTTGCCGCATCGCGGGCGCGGCGATCGAGCCGCGCCGCTTCGACGGCCAGCACCGACCGAAGCAGCCCCCGCGCCACGTCGTCCCCAACCAGAAAGCCCATCCGGTGCAGTTGCTCGCGAAGCACGCCGACGGCCTCGATACTCGGCTCGAGTGCGGGACGTGCGCTGATTCGTTCCCTCATGTGGTGTCCTCCCTGAGCCTCTAAACTACATACGCGGCCGGCCCGGACGCATGCCCAGTGCCACTGTGGCCGGCTCACGGCGCCGCCGCTCGGTCAGAACTCAGCTGCACGCCAGAGATACCAGCTCGCCGCCGAGCGGTAGGGGCGCCACCGCTCGGCCCGGCGCTCGATCGTCACGGGACTCGGCAGGCGACGCATGCCGTACGTCCGCTGGAAGCCCTTCCGCACGCCGAGATCGCCGAGCGGGAGCACGTCCGCCCGGCCCAGTCGGAACATCAGGATCATCTCCGCGGTCCAGCGGCCCACGCCACGCACGGCGGTGAGCCGCTCGATCACGGCCTCGTCGTCCAGCCGGTGAACGTGCGCCAGCCGGGGCACCGTGCCATCGAGCGTCCGGCGGGCGAGGTCGCGCACGGCGGCGGTCTTGTTGCGCGATAATCCGGCGGCGCGCAACTGGTCGTCCGAGACGGCGAGGAGATCGGCGGCGCTCGGGTGCCGCTTGGGCGCGAACAGCGCGAGCACGCGCCGGTGGATCGTCGCGGCCGCCTTGCCGCTCAATTGCTGGTACACGATTGACCTGAGCAGCGCGGCAAAAAGACTCTGCGTGGGCTCCGGGCGCAGCGTGATGCGGCCGGCACGCCGGATCACGGCTGCAAGCGCGGGATCCGCCGCCTCGAGGTGCACGCGGGCTGCGTCGGGATCGAAGCAGAGGCCATCGGGGCGGGGGGTAGGCATCGCGAGCAAGTTGGCGGCGGCCGCGCCTCGATGCCAGGGGCGCGAGCGCATCGCGGCGCTATCTTCCGGCCGATGCATCCCGATGAATTTCGGCACCAGGCCCACCGGCTGGTGGACTGGATGGCCGACTACCTCCGCGACGTGGGCGCGCGTCGCGTCGTCCCCGAGGTGGCGCCAGGATCGGTCTCGC encodes:
- a CDS encoding DNA-3-methyladenine glycosylase 2 family protein, with the protein product MPTPRPDGLCFDPDAARVHLEAADPALAAVIRRAGRITLRPEPTQSLFAALLRSIVYQQLSGKAAATIHRRVLALFAPKRHPSAADLLAVSDDQLRAAGLSRNKTAAVRDLARRTLDGTVPRLAHVHRLDDEAVIERLTAVRGVGRWTAEMILMFRLGRADVLPLGDLGVRKGFQRTYGMRRLPSPVTIERRAERWRPYRSAASWYLWRAAEF